The following proteins are co-located in the Paraphotobacterium marinum genome:
- a CDS encoding SulP family inorganic anion transporter — MINIKTFLFPESSSSQKEILSGMTVALALIPEAIAFSIVAHVNPAVGLFATFFMCLITSLIGGRPGMISGATGSMAIVIVALVSQYGVDYLFATILLTGIFQILIGVFKLNKVINILPRSVMIGFINGLAIVIFLAQIEQFKHTSITGSVSWLPQHDILVMSIFIIITMFICFTLPKFLKSIPAALAGIIIVTIICHYSGVHTRLVQDMMNHAQMDLTFPKFHIPEIPFNTHSLAIILPYSLILTIIGLSESLMSLLIIDDITKSKGKQSKECISQGLSNIVCGFFKSMGGCAMLGQSMININNGARGRLSGIIASVTLLFCILVFWPVMKIIPLAALIGVMFVVVIETFAWETFRLLKRIPIHDAIIILAVTMITVATDLAIAVIVGIIIASLEFVWRLSKNLKINVQNTKEHQKYSIQGIVFFGSSSKLKSAFNFNPSQNYVVIDMSTAILVDYSAVHSIQYIIEQYKMNKIEVKLSNLSSRCKELFLKVDSNINLDVLSKV; from the coding sequence ATGATAAATATAAAAACATTCTTATTTCCAGAAAGCTCATCATCTCAAAAAGAAATTTTATCCGGTATGACAGTCGCCTTGGCACTCATACCAGAAGCAATTGCATTTTCAATCGTCGCTCATGTAAATCCTGCTGTAGGCTTATTTGCTACGTTTTTTATGTGTTTAATTACTTCTTTAATAGGTGGAAGGCCCGGTATGATTTCAGGTGCAACTGGCTCTATGGCTATAGTTATAGTAGCTTTGGTTTCTCAATACGGTGTCGATTACTTATTTGCTACTATATTACTTACTGGTATCTTTCAAATCTTAATAGGAGTCTTTAAATTAAACAAGGTAATTAACATTTTGCCAAGATCAGTCATGATAGGTTTTATCAATGGATTAGCCATTGTCATTTTTTTAGCGCAAATAGAACAGTTTAAACACACATCTATAACAGGAAGTGTCTCTTGGCTACCGCAGCATGATATTCTTGTAATGAGTATTTTTATTATCATAACAATGTTTATCTGTTTTACCTTACCTAAATTTTTGAAATCAATTCCTGCTGCATTAGCTGGGATCATTATTGTCACAATTATTTGCCATTACAGTGGTGTCCATACTCGGCTTGTGCAAGATATGATGAATCATGCTCAGATGGATCTTACTTTCCCTAAATTCCATATACCTGAAATACCTTTTAACACACATTCATTAGCAATTATATTACCTTACAGTTTAATATTAACAATCATCGGCTTATCCGAATCCTTAATGTCTTTGCTAATAATTGATGATATTACCAAGAGTAAAGGAAAACAAAGTAAGGAGTGTATTTCTCAGGGACTATCTAACATTGTCTGTGGCTTTTTTAAAAGTATGGGAGGATGTGCAATGCTTGGTCAAAGCATGATCAATATAAACAATGGTGCTAGAGGAAGGTTATCTGGCATTATTGCTAGTGTAACCCTCTTATTCTGTATTTTAGTTTTTTGGCCTGTTATGAAAATCATACCCCTAGCAGCGCTCATTGGCGTTATGTTTGTCGTTGTCATAGAAACTTTTGCGTGGGAAACGTTCAGATTACTCAAAAGAATTCCAATCCACGATGCCATTATTATATTAGCTGTGACAATGATAACAGTTGCAACTGATTTAGCTATAGCAGTTATCGTAGGGATTATTATTGCTTCTCTCGAGTTCGTCTGGCGATTATCTAAAAATTTAAAGATTAATGTCCAAAATACAAAAGAACATCAAAAATATAGTATACAAGGAATCGTTTTCTTTGGAAGCTCTTCAAAATTAAAGTCTGCGTTTAACTTTAACCCTTCTCAAAACTATGTGGTCATAGATATGAGTACGGCAATATTAGTCGATTATAGTGCAGTTCATTCAATTCAGTACATTATTGAACAATATAAAATGAATAAAATTGAGGTTAAATTATCTAATTTGTCTTCACGTTGTAAAGAGTTATTTTTAAAAGTAGACTCAAATATTAATTTAGACGTGCTAAGTAAAGTTTAG
- a CDS encoding DUF2165 family protein yields MSYKQTVRLSIILMALFPTLWGLFSFMNNTSGFSGTAQYAVAPLLSMSDTYGNPAQTWRAITSPMAANIFLAIITAIETLAGLLGLWSIFKLLKAFKDTPKAFEDAKSPLVLSCVLAILVWGVGFAVIAGDYFLAWQSKTTLATQIGGLIYAIPCFLTLILAVIHKE; encoded by the coding sequence ATGAGCTATAAACAAACTGTTCGGTTATCTATTATTTTAATGGCACTTTTTCCTACGTTATGGGGATTGTTCTCATTCATGAATAACACATCTGGTTTTTCAGGAACAGCTCAATATGCTGTCGCCCCTTTGTTATCCATGTCTGATACGTATGGTAACCCAGCTCAAACATGGCGAGCCATTACCTCACCTATGGCTGCTAATATTTTTTTAGCTATCATTACAGCAATTGAAACACTGGCAGGTTTACTAGGTCTTTGGTCAATATTTAAATTACTAAAAGCCTTTAAAGATACACCCAAAGCTTTTGAAGATGCAAAATCTCCACTTGTTCTATCTTGTGTTTTAGCTATTTTAGTTTGGGGAGTAGGTTTTGCGGTAATAGCAGGTGACTACTTTTTAGCATGGCAATCAAAAACAACCCTAGCAACTCAAATTGGTGGTCTCATATATGCTATACCATGCTTCTTAACACTAATACTTGCAGTGATCCACAAAGAGTAG
- a CDS encoding AEC family transporter has translation MIGTLINSILPIFILIFIGWGAVKYKLVGVEAKDVCSNLVAYFVFPALLFMETAKAKPEQIIYPKWMLAFFLAISIIWLLSVLFNRYVFKLPNKENVVSSFISTFPNEGGMGIPFLTHLIGLTAVVSVARANFIIALTLIPLTIFLMEINKNQNNEMNKLHLFIKALLKSIKKPMVLAVILGVIFSFMHITQLLPTVFTDSIELISKSCIFISLFAVGVNLYGIRFKISKFLFFNLSLKSLISALVGFSLVYLFNISGNDAKEFVLLLAMPTATISTIMALQWNTIENEATSLYLTSTILSLLSLPLIVYIFQ, from the coding sequence TTGATTGGAACATTAATAAACTCTATTTTACCAATCTTTATTTTGATCTTCATTGGTTGGGGTGCGGTCAAGTATAAATTAGTTGGAGTAGAAGCAAAAGATGTTTGCTCTAATTTAGTAGCCTATTTTGTTTTTCCTGCATTATTATTTATGGAAACTGCAAAGGCAAAGCCAGAACAAATCATCTATCCAAAATGGATGTTAGCTTTTTTTTTAGCAATCAGTATCATTTGGCTTTTAAGCGTTCTGTTCAATCGATATGTATTTAAGTTACCTAACAAGGAAAATGTTGTTTCAAGTTTTATTTCAACATTTCCAAATGAGGGCGGAATGGGGATCCCTTTTTTAACTCATTTAATTGGATTAACAGCAGTTGTATCCGTTGCTCGAGCAAATTTTATTATTGCATTGACGCTTATTCCTTTAACTATCTTCCTAATGGAAATAAATAAAAATCAAAACAATGAAATGAATAAGCTTCATCTTTTTATTAAAGCTTTGCTTAAATCAATTAAAAAACCAATGGTACTGGCAGTGATATTAGGTGTGATATTTAGCTTTATGCATATCACACAACTTTTACCAACTGTGTTCACAGACTCAATTGAATTAATTTCTAAATCTTGTATTTTTATATCTCTATTTGCTGTTGGAGTGAATTTATATGGGATTAGATTTAAGATCAGCAAATTTCTTTTTTTTAATTTATCTTTAAAGTCTTTAATTAGTGCTTTGGTAGGTTTTTCTCTGGTTTATTTGTTCAATATATCCGGAAATGATGCAAAAGAATTTGTTTTACTTTTAGCAATGCCAACGGCAACTATATCAACAATTATGGCCCTTCAATGGAACACGATTGAAAATGAGGCAACTAGTCTTTATTTAACTTCAACGATCTTGTCACTTTTAAGCTTGCCTTTAATAGTGTATATTTTTCAATAG
- a CDS encoding GNAT family N-acetyltransferase, with product MIKIRKADKKDIKTIHTLRSRSILDQCSPHYSNKQLALWTYGGISDSFILDVLENFYVSELNKSVIGCGKITLHTGMIDAIFVDPDYFRLGAAKKMILFLEDIAKKNSLKKIKLESTLNAASFYRHCGYSGEKVSTYESPRGISLECIPMEKYL from the coding sequence GTGATTAAAATTAGAAAAGCTGATAAAAAAGATATAAAAACTATTCATACATTAAGAAGCCGTTCCATTTTAGATCAGTGCTCTCCGCATTACTCCAATAAACAATTAGCTCTTTGGACTTATGGTGGTATATCCGATTCCTTCATACTCGACGTATTAGAAAATTTTTATGTGTCGGAATTAAATAAGTCTGTCATTGGATGTGGTAAGATAACTCTGCATACAGGCATGATCGATGCCATTTTTGTAGATCCTGATTACTTTAGATTAGGTGCTGCAAAAAAAATGATTTTATTTTTAGAAGATATAGCTAAAAAAAATAGCCTAAAAAAAATAAAATTAGAATCAACATTAAACGCCGCTTCTTTCTACAGACATTGCGGTTATAGTGGAGAGAAAGTATCTACATATGAATCACCGAGAGGGATAAGTTTAGAATGCATTCCAATGGAAAAGTATTTATAG
- a CDS encoding SAM-dependent methyltransferase, whose translation MIEIEKVGIVRNNRNDINDDFWGNVESFIELEKHLPASSFEGIDKFSHVTVIFYMHKVLNERICIDSRYPRNNSSLDKVGIFAQRGKNRPNKIGVTTCEIVGVNQNILHVKGLDAINNTPVLDIKPLFKKFTIDQKDIQEARWVDDVMKNYYE comes from the coding sequence ATGATTGAAATAGAAAAAGTTGGAATTGTTCGAAATAATAGAAATGATATTAATGATGATTTTTGGGGAAATGTAGAGTCTTTCATTGAACTAGAAAAACATTTACCTGCATCATCTTTTGAAGGAATCGATAAATTTTCCCATGTTACTGTTATTTTTTACATGCATAAAGTTTTAAATGAAAGAATTTGCATCGACAGTCGATACCCTAGAAATAATTCATCATTGGATAAAGTGGGCATTTTTGCACAAAGAGGAAAAAATAGACCTAATAAAATAGGAGTTACAACCTGTGAGATTGTCGGTGTAAATCAAAATATATTACATGTTAAAGGGTTAGATGCCATCAATAACACACCAGTTTTAGATATTAAACCACTATTTAAAAAATTTACTATTGACCAGAAAGACATCCAAGAAGCAAGGTGGGTTGATGATGTAATGAAAAATTATTATGAATAA
- a CDS encoding GNAT family N-acetyltransferase, with protein MSDLLIRADRVYMEIFSLKHVDNILNYQLNNRDYLCRWEPLRDDEFFTKEYWSKEAKINEQEYLDGKAYRFVIYRHNDKKLIGQCNFTNVVRGPFQACFLGYSIDHRVLRNGYMYEALSTLLDYMFSTLRLNRVMSNYMPSNLASANLLEKLNFKIEGRAQRYLKINGKWEDHILTSKLSDVSAV; from the coding sequence ATGAGTGACTTATTGATTAGAGCGGACAGAGTTTACATGGAGATATTTAGTCTCAAACACGTTGATAATATATTAAATTATCAATTAAATAATAGAGATTATCTTTGCAGATGGGAACCTCTTAGGGATGATGAGTTTTTTACTAAGGAATACTGGTCCAAGGAAGCGAAAATTAATGAGCAAGAATATCTAGATGGTAAAGCATATAGATTTGTTATTTACAGACATAACGATAAAAAGTTAATTGGCCAATGTAACTTTACTAATGTCGTAAGAGGCCCCTTTCAAGCTTGTTTTCTTGGTTATTCCATTGATCATCGGGTGCTAAGAAATGGATACATGTATGAGGCATTGTCAACGCTTCTTGACTACATGTTTTCAACTTTAAGACTAAATCGAGTTATGTCAAATTACATGCCAAGCAATCTAGCTAGCGCAAATTTATTAGAAAAACTAAATTTTAAAATCGAAGGTCGAGCACAACGTTATCTAAAAATAAATGGGAAGTGGGAAGACCATATTCTTACTTCTAAGCTTTCAGATGTGAGTGCAGTGTAG
- a CDS encoding O-acetylhomoserine aminocarboxypropyltransferase/cysteine synthase family protein, producing MKDETLSIHFGYETDPTTKSVTTPIYQTVAYEFENAQHGADLFNLEVPGNIYTRIMNPTNDVLEKRMAALEGGIAGLVVSAGSAAINYTILTLAQSGDNIVSTSQLYGGTYTLFAHMLPQQGIEVRFAKDSNPESLAELIDDKTKAVYCESIGNPAGNIIDIEPLAELAHAKGVPLIVDNTVATPILCKPIEFGADIVIHSLTKYVGGHGTTLGGIIIDSGKFPWSEHKERFPLLNQPEPSYHGVIYTEAFGEAAFIGRARTVPLRNTGSALSPMNAFMLMQGLETLPLRMERHTENALKVAEYLNQHEKVSWVSYAGLPESKFYPLAEKYMKGKPSSILSFGLKDGYEAGVRFYDALKIFKRLVNIGDAKSLACHPASTTHRQLSELEQTKAGVSPEMIRLSVGIEHINDILADLEQALQA from the coding sequence ATGAAAGATGAAACACTTTCAATTCATTTTGGTTACGAAACTGATCCAACAACAAAATCAGTAACAACACCAATTTATCAAACGGTTGCATATGAGTTTGAAAATGCACAACATGGAGCAGATTTATTCAATCTTGAAGTTCCTGGAAATATATACACTCGAATTATGAATCCAACCAATGATGTTTTAGAAAAACGGATGGCCGCTTTAGAAGGAGGAATTGCTGGTTTAGTTGTTAGTGCAGGCAGTGCTGCAATCAATTATACGATTCTTACTTTGGCTCAATCAGGTGATAATATCGTTTCAACTTCACAATTATATGGTGGAACGTATACTTTATTCGCTCACATGCTTCCACAACAAGGAATTGAAGTTCGTTTTGCAAAAGACAGTAATCCAGAAAGCCTAGCCGAACTGATCGATGATAAAACAAAAGCTGTATATTGTGAAAGTATAGGTAACCCTGCTGGAAATATCATAGATATAGAGCCATTAGCAGAGTTGGCACATGCTAAAGGTGTTCCTTTAATTGTCGATAATACCGTCGCTACGCCAATTTTATGTAAGCCCATCGAATTTGGTGCAGATATTGTAATTCACTCTCTTACCAAATATGTCGGTGGCCATGGCACGACGTTAGGTGGCATTATTATTGATTCCGGAAAATTTCCATGGTCTGAACACAAAGAGCGCTTTCCTTTGTTAAATCAACCAGAACCATCATATCATGGCGTAATATATACAGAAGCATTCGGAGAAGCTGCATTTATTGGTCGAGCAAGAACTGTTCCTCTTCGAAATACCGGCTCTGCTCTATCACCAATGAATGCCTTTATGCTTATGCAAGGACTAGAAACTCTTCCTCTAAGAATGGAAAGACACACAGAAAATGCTCTTAAAGTTGCAGAATATCTTAATCAACATGAAAAAGTAAGCTGGGTGAGTTATGCAGGTTTACCTGAATCTAAATTTTACCCACTTGCTGAAAAATATATGAAAGGCAAACCTTCATCTATCCTTTCATTTGGACTTAAAGACGGATATGAAGCTGGTGTACGTTTTTATGATGCCTTAAAAATATTCAAGCGATTAGTTAATATTGGTGATGCAAAATCTCTTGCTTGTCACCCTGCTTCTACGACTCATCGTCAACTGAGTGAATTAGAGCAAACAAAAGCAGGAGTTTCTCCTGAAATGATACGACTATCAGTTGGAATTGAACATATAAATGATATTTTGGCTGATTTAGAACAAGCCCTTCAAGCTTAA
- a CDS encoding nucleotidyltransferase domain-containing protein yields the protein MKLKPELFLQENIIQSACKAFESEDDVIAIILIGSLAKGGGDRISDADLLIITKNKYHNQVESCYKKFEADKDIVYCFDALDEDQWYTKKYLFHDFTSAEIHCFDTSYDIKIHNPYLVLLDKENIVPSLVCDEPAPKHEDFPAYYFGDKGLIWDVFECVKWLSRGKNDLAKHHIKKLAKEF from the coding sequence ATGAAATTAAAACCTGAGTTATTTTTGCAAGAGAATATTATTCAATCAGCTTGTAAGGCTTTTGAGTCTGAAGATGATGTTATTGCTATAATCCTAATCGGTTCTTTAGCTAAGGGAGGAGGCGATCGCATTTCTGATGCGGATTTGCTGATTATTACAAAAAACAAATACCACAATCAGGTAGAGAGCTGTTATAAAAAATTTGAAGCAGATAAAGATATTGTATATTGCTTTGATGCTTTAGATGAAGACCAATGGTACACCAAAAAATATCTATTTCATGATTTTACAAGTGCGGAGATACACTGCTTTGATACATCTTATGACATAAAGATCCACAATCCTTATTTGGTATTATTAGATAAAGAGAATATCGTTCCCTCATTAGTATGTGATGAACCTGCTCCAAAGCACGAAGATTTTCCTGCTTATTATTTTGGTGATAAAGGTTTAATTTGGGATGTCTTTGAATGTGTAAAATGGTTAAGTCGAGGAAAAAATGATTTAGCCAAACATCATATAAAAAAACTTGCAAAAGAATTTTAA
- a CDS encoding acetolactate decarboxylase, producing MLKQLFCSSLLFVSFLSFSENLNIENQYNTLDNMFSGDYSTQLTVNEAMKQNNNFGIGLAKELGELIVIDNKYYVADSKGNAKLMKGNDGISYLTATNFDSDNALHFEIKKPMTLIKIQNLINKEYNLADTLYAAKVIGKFEYINASNQNRVLNQIFLKKWPKNHQHDFTVTNTKATIVSFYTPLSKNELKGISIQPRYTHFISSDMKMGDVLNARILSGDIYIQKIDKVKIINPKHENTNKNVGLKDAKQIESSSN from the coding sequence ATGTTAAAACAACTCTTTTGCTCATCATTATTATTTGTTTCTTTTTTATCATTTTCAGAAAATTTAAACATTGAAAACCAGTATAATACACTCGACAATATGTTTTCAGGAGATTATTCGACTCAGCTTACAGTCAATGAAGCCATGAAACAAAACAATAATTTTGGTATTGGTTTAGCGAAAGAGCTAGGAGAACTTATTGTTATAGATAATAAATACTATGTTGCTGACTCTAAAGGGAATGCAAAATTAATGAAAGGAAATGATGGGATATCTTACCTTACTGCTACCAATTTTGATTCAGATAATGCATTACATTTTGAAATAAAAAAACCAATGACATTAATTAAAATCCAAAATTTAATTAATAAAGAATATAATTTGGCTGATACACTTTACGCTGCAAAAGTGATTGGTAAATTTGAATACATTAATGCCAGTAATCAAAATAGAGTTTTAAATCAAATTTTTTTAAAAAAATGGCCCAAGAATCATCAGCATGATTTTACAGTCACTAACACAAAAGCAACCATTGTAAGCTTTTATACCCCTCTTTCAAAAAATGAGTTAAAGGGAATCAGTATTCAACCTCGCTACACGCATTTTATTTCATCGGATATGAAAATGGGAGACGTTTTAAATGCTAGGATTTTATCCGGTGATATATATATACAAAAAATTGATAAAGTTAAAATCATTAACCCCAAACATGAAAACACAAATAAGAATGTCGGTTTGAAAGATGCAAAACAAATTGAGTCTTCGTCTAATTAA